The window TCGCTGGCCTGCCCACGTCGCACGATTCCGCCAGCGCACTACATTGGCGCTTTGTGGTGGTTTACGAATCGGAAGGACATTGCTCCCTAGCTCTTGAAATCGATGACGTACGACTTCAACTCTTAGCTGTGTTCCGGAGAACACTGTGGTCTCTTCGCGGAGAATATCGGCGGGGTGTAAACGTAAGTGAAGTTCTGCGCTGCTTTTGGCACAAACGTATTGGGTTAGGAGGACGATGCTTGATTGTGTTCGCTCGGCTGCCACGCGGTAGCGATGCCATGTCGCCAAATCGATACGTGACAAGTACTCAGGAGCGATACTTCCAAGATCCAGGACGATCGTACCGAATCCGCCCGCTTGCAGAATCAAGTCGGCACTTTTCAAGCCCTGTTCGATCCTTTGGTATGGGCCGTGTACCGAACGTCTCTGAGTGGGACACCCCACTGGCTGATGAATAGGAGCACGCGTTACCTCAATGGCGCGTCGCTTGCGTTGTGTCTCCGCGCATCGTGGATTCAGCGCTTCTAGCTGAAGAAGTCCGGTAACGGCCGAAGACAATCCCTTGGCTTCATGCCGAGGATGAGTACCACAACCTCCGCCATGTAAACCCTTCTTGGGCGTTGAAGGAGCTAGGTACGCATCCGGAAGAGAAAACTCGCGAATCTGTTCCGCCTGTGAGATCACAGTGACTCCACAGCGTACCCACAGGAGCCTCTGTAGATCGATTCCCGCTGCCGCGGCCGAGACAGCGTCAAATGTGTCTGACACATCTATCCAAGCCGCAATCTTTCCGCTCTCGATGACTCGAGCCACAAAAGAGTGGGCAAGAGAGGTTCTGCCGGAGCACTCCGGACCAGAGAGTTCGCTCAACGCTCCTATCGGAAAACCTCCTTTCAGGGCATCGTCTAGCGATGCGATACCTGAAGCAGCGGTTGACCGCATCATCTTCGTAACCGGAGTGAGGGCAGAAGGTATCTTTCGGGCAAGGGAACTTTCGACTTGGGCGCGGATGGCAGAGGATAGTGACATGCAGGAACACCTTCGCCAAATCTTCGCCTATCCAAAACTGAAAAGCAACTGCCAGAGCCTCTCTGATAGTGCAATTCTTCATATAAACAGTGGATGGTAAAAGAGTTATTTAATTGTAACGAGGGAAGAGATTCGACACGGTGGTAAGACGTCGCGATCAATATAAAGCCGTCACGAACCTCAGAATGCTGGCTTCTCCGACGACTCTATCGCCTGCGACGGAACAACCACAAAGATCGAGACTCTCCCCAGAGAGGCCTCGGAACTCTGCGATGTGACTTCAACAACTTCGCCCATGACACGGGGAGCGAGTTTCTCTTTGAGACAGACGTCCACGGCTCGTGAGAAATGGTCAACCAGGTCGAGTCGCGCTGCTCGAGATCGCAGTCACCAAACTCTCTCAATGGCGATGATGGGCGGTGAGTGTTGCAGCGGCCGATTCGGCTGGAAGCAGACCTATTACACCAAGACGTTCCCCGATCGTAGTGTCACGCTCGAGGTGAAGCTGACACTCACATCGAGTATGTGAAGGTGCTCGTCACGGGCAGTGTTATTGGCGGCGGTACGGTCAATGTCTCTTCCGTTCTCATCTCGCAGCGTAATCGTAGTGTCAGCCTCGATCCTAACCTCAATTTCACACCATTCACCGATGAAGAGCTGAAACGCATCCAGGCTGAAATAGAGCGTGCCGAAGAAGCTATGCGTTGCTGTTTGAAGAGCATCTCGTTTAGACAATAGGCTGCGCGGACCGAATTATGGTATCGTTTCAGCGAAAATAACGGTGGATTACTCATGGTTAGTAAAATCACCCCTTTCGTTGTCTTCGGTCTGTTGACCTCCATAAGTCTGTACGGACAGTCTAAATCTGCTCAAGCAAACAGTAAGGCAAGCCACAACTTCTCTCAAGTTCTTCCCATACAAGTGCAGGACGCGCCCAGTGAGATAAACCGTTGTGGAAGCGATAAACGCTTGCATTTTGCGAGCGATCTCGTGGCTACTGTAGGAGATCCGTTTTCACAGCAAGTCGGTACCTTTTTGATTTGCAATGGACTGGGTGTTCTGGATTACGGTAGTCGTATTTATTGGGGAAGTGGAGGGGACGACCCGATGTCTATCATCGGAAAGTTTCAGGATGGCAGGCTTCTAGCAACGCACACATTCGTAAAGGATGGCCTGGTAAAGATTGCCGGACATGTGGGTGCAACGTGTTATGGACCGGCGTACGGTCATCCATCGAATATTGCTTGGCACGACGTATCTTGTGGCAAAGGACAGATCACGGTTTACGAAGGTATTCCACTCAAGAAGCTCACAGTTACCTGCAGTGCAGCTGCTGCTTGCAAGAGCGTCGTGGGAGGAAGCGCAGTGCAGGTGAAGGGAACTGTCGTTTTAGAACAGACTTCGGTTGGAATAGGGGCTCTCGTTCGAACTTTGGTCGGAATTCCTCCCGGACTGGGAGCAACACAACCTTATTTGATTATTGATAAGGGACAAGATTCTGGAACGTTCATAATCTCGATCGAGAAGGTCACAAAACCAACCGCGTTGATGATAAATGCCTATTCGGGCGGCGTCACACTTTCACAGACTTTAATGGTCATGCCCGCACTGAAGTAAGAGAACATAAGTCTCTGTCTTATGTCTTTGGGTCGAGCGGGCGATCTCTTATGTTGGCCTCACGAGATCTCCCGCCCGCATCCCACGCTGCTCTGCACCCGGTGGCGTCGACGTCGTGAACTCTTCCATGACTTCCGCCGGCACATGGAGCGCACTGCAAACGTAAGGCTTCACATCGTTGAAGTAGCCTTCGGAGATCGTCCCTTCGAGGTGACGTCGTCCGAGAATCCGAACGATGTTCAACTCCGCACCTCACACACCCTGTGGCTCAAGAAGAACGCGCTCAATATCGGAGTCCAACGTCTTCCTTCCGGTTGGAAGTATGCAGCTTATGTCGATGCCGACTTCCATTTCACTCGGCATGATCGGGCGCTTGAGACGATCCATAAGCTCCAGTATTCGCCCTGGGTTCAGCCTTACTCCAGCTATGGAGTCATCGGACCCGATAACAATCCTCTTCAGGTTCGCCCAGCTTTGCGTATGCCTACCATGAGTACTTCGGTGGCAAGCGGAAGATTCATCAGGCGTCCATTATGGAGAAGGGTGTAAGACTTGCCTCCACGAAGGCCACAAGGCTTCGAAGAAGCACCGATCCATCCTGAACACAACACCTGGAGCAACTGGTGGCGCGTGGGCATTTACCGCTGCTGGTTTCAGTGCTGTTGGCGGCTTCCTCGACACCTGCATCCTTGGAGCTGCCGACTGGTACATGAGCTTTGGCCTGGTAGGGAACACTACGGACGGTCACCCTGAGGCTCAGAGCTGTGGCATTGCGTATGAGATCTCGATCCGCCGCTGGCAGGACCGCGCATATGCCGCGATCAAAGGCAATATCGGTTATGTTGAGAACTTCGCCACTCACGGCTGGCATGGTGATCTCAAAAACCGCGGCTACGGTACTCTTGGGAGATCATAAGGGATCATGCCTATGATCCGCTGGTCGACATCACCAAGGACCACCATGGACTTCTACAGTGGACGGAAACAAGCCGATGATGGAGGATGACGTAAGACGTTACTTCCTATCCCGCAACGAAGACAGTACTGAGAACAGTTACGCCGGTCTCGTATAAGTCAATCTGCAAACCATTGCAAGTATGCCAGTCCTTCGGGGCTGGCATGTTACTTTTAGGATCGTATGAAACCTCTTCTGATCATTCTCGCTGCGCTCGTGGTTGTTGGGGTGTTGACCGTGAAATTCGGCCGCCATAAAGATATCCCTGTAGTCGTCAAAACTACTCCTGCTGCCTTAGCTGAAACTACTCCAGAGAAGCCGAACTTCTGGTCTGTAGCTACATCCACGAATCCAGTCACCGGCGAAGTTACCGTCGTCGCTGATGCTGGAAAGCTATATGTCCGCAAGGTAGGAAAGCATCCTTCCGATTGTGTAGTTAAGACCAGCGACTTCCTGGAAACACTTAGCAATGTGGATACTAGGAGATCGTCGGTTGTTTATCGGTTCGATGTTGGCAAGCCTATCAAACAATCGTGGAGTATATCCGATAGCAACCAAGCTCTGTTCTATCCCGGACGATCGTGTTCGATGGAGTTCCTCAAGCAACTCCATGACTCGAACGTCTTGTACTTCCAATATGAGCCCGCTGATTACCTGCCGAAAACTCTAACCATAGGAGTCACTGGTTTTCCGTTGGATCAATTCAAATAACACATAGCCCATTGATTGAAGCAGACACGTCAGCCTAAGTGCTGGCGTTTTGCTTGTTACGGGCTTTTGCTGATGCCGCTGGTGGAGTGAGCATAGAATTCTTTCGTGTAATGGCTGAGGCGATTGGTAATACGGTACTGGAACGATCAGGGGACCTGCTCGGCATGTTCATGCGGCCGAAGATTACTCAGAATCTCCCAGGGGCTACGTTTCTTGCTTATATCTCACTCTATCGCTTGCGAAAGCCAATATCGTCGGTTGAGCGAGGGCAAACCTTTTCCAATCTTTCACCTATACATTGCATGGAGCTGGCTCATATCTTCATGATGCAACTAAATGCACCTATGAGGCACTTCAATGAGCCATGCCCGTATTCTCAAAACTGCCGCTGCGCTATTCTGCGCAGCATTCGCGTCCACTGCCTTGGCTGACAGTATTCAACTCACCACCAATTCGACCGTTCA is drawn from Edaphobacter lichenicola and contains these coding sequences:
- a CDS encoding RecA family protein; the protein is MSLSSAIRAQVESSLARKIPSALTPVTKMMRSTAASGIASLDDALKGGFPIGALSELSGPECSGRTSLAHSFVARVIESGKIAAWIDVSDTFDAVSAAAAGIDLQRLLWVRCGVTVISQAEQIREFSLPDAYLAPSTPKKGLHGGGCGTHPRHEAKGLSSAVTGLLQLEALNPRCAETQRKRRAIEVTRAPIHQPVGCPTQRRSVHGPYQRIEQGLKSADLILQAGGFGTIVLDLGSIAPEYLSRIDLATWHRYRVAAERTQSSIVLLTQYVCAKSSAELHLRLHPADILREETTVFSGTQLRVEVVRHRFQELGSNVLPIRKPPQSANVVRWRNRATWAGQR